One stretch of Terriglobales bacterium DNA includes these proteins:
- a CDS encoding CoA-transferase, with amino-acid sequence MKLFTMHDAIAEHVPDGCSVALGLQLEQMIPFAAGHEIIRQKKRGLTLIGPISDVLFDQLIGAGCVERVIAAWVGNVMMGSAYNFRRAVESGSVKVTDMTNFGVALALEAAAMGVPFLPARTALGSDVARDNEFFTEFPSPFTGEKLQAVRAITPDVAVVHVQRADAHGNAHCWGNFGVMLEGVRAARRVIVVAEKIVEPEVISSDPNRTVIPGFLVSAVVECPYGAHPSPVQGCYKRDDAAFQQYHEQTKTPTDFQAWLERWVQGVADRREYMDRIGACRQQELAVEKHAYAAQADFGY; translated from the coding sequence GTGAAGCTCTTCACCATGCACGACGCGATCGCGGAGCACGTCCCTGACGGCTGCTCGGTCGCGTTGGGATTGCAACTGGAGCAGATGATCCCGTTCGCCGCCGGGCACGAGATCATCCGCCAGAAGAAGCGTGGGCTGACGCTCATCGGGCCGATCTCGGATGTGCTGTTCGACCAGCTCATCGGAGCCGGTTGTGTGGAGCGCGTCATCGCCGCCTGGGTGGGCAACGTGATGATGGGTTCGGCGTACAACTTCCGCCGTGCCGTCGAGTCCGGCAGCGTCAAGGTCACGGACATGACCAACTTCGGCGTCGCGCTGGCTCTCGAGGCGGCTGCCATGGGAGTTCCGTTCCTGCCCGCGCGTACGGCCCTGGGCTCGGACGTCGCCCGTGACAACGAATTCTTCACCGAGTTCCCCTCGCCGTTTACGGGAGAGAAGCTACAGGCAGTCCGCGCCATTACGCCCGACGTCGCCGTCGTCCACGTACAGCGCGCCGACGCCCACGGCAACGCCCACTGCTGGGGCAACTTCGGAGTGATGCTGGAAGGAGTACGGGCGGCGCGGCGGGTGATCGTCGTAGCGGAGAAGATCGTCGAGCCGGAAGTGATTTCGAGCGACCCCAACCGTACCGTGATCCCCGGCTTCCTGGTCAGCGCCGTGGTCGAGTGCCCGTACGGGGCGCATCCTTCGCCGGTGCAGGGCTGCTACAAGCGGGACGACGCCGCTTTTCAGCAATACCACGAGCAGACCAAGACGCCCACGGACTTTCAGGCGTGGCTGGAGCGCTGGGTGCAGGGCGTGGCCGACCGGCGCGAATATATGGACCGCATTGGGGC